In a genomic window of Leptolyngbya sp. SIO1E4:
- a CDS encoding universal stress protein: MYQRILVALGEEAAINQKVLSEATAIAQATQATLNLLHVLFPPNAGFPDPVYLTADGMHSTVTTESFQLYMSEWQTLQHTNQQALDAQANQLSTQGIAAEWTQAVGDPGRQICKISKDWNADLIILGRRGRIGLGEFFLGSVSNYVMHHSPCSVIAVQGLKDAATQTLTP, from the coding sequence ATGTATCAAAGGATTTTGGTTGCTCTGGGTGAAGAAGCCGCCATCAATCAGAAAGTTTTATCAGAGGCCACTGCAATTGCCCAAGCAACTCAAGCAACCCTCAATTTGCTGCATGTGCTTTTTCCTCCCAATGCCGGGTTTCCTGATCCAGTCTATTTGACAGCAGACGGGATGCATTCCACAGTTACGACAGAGTCTTTTCAGCTCTACATGAGTGAGTGGCAAACCTTACAACACACGAATCAGCAAGCGCTGGATGCTCAAGCCAATCAATTATCGACCCAGGGGATAGCGGCTGAGTGGACGCAGGCAGTGGGTGATCCAGGACGGCAGATTTGCAAAATTTCGAAAGACTGGAACGCTGATTTAATTATCTTGGGTCGCCGTGGCCGGATCGGGTTAGGAGAATTCTTTTTGGGGAGCGTGAGCAACTACGTCATGCACCATTCTCCTTGCTCAGTGATTGCGGTTCAAGGGTTAAAGGATGCGGCCACGCAAACGCTAACCCCTTGA
- a CDS encoding HAD family hydrolase, with product MHVFFDLDGTLTNPKEGIAACIRHALTALAAPIPADADLNQWIGPPLQESFLAVLQCPDRAAQAVTLYRDRFATIGLFENQVYDGIVEMLSGVSTVADRLWVTTSKPQIFAEKIVQHFQLAPFFAKVYGSELDGTRANKADLLAYVLHREGIEPAEVVMVGDRYHDILGAQKNGIPAIGVMWGFGSAMELQEAGATLLCQTPGDLPNILRTLHSRG from the coding sequence ATGCATGTGTTTTTTGACCTCGACGGTACCCTTACCAATCCTAAAGAAGGAATCGCCGCCTGCATTCGCCATGCTCTGACTGCATTAGCAGCCCCCATTCCTGCCGATGCTGACCTCAACCAGTGGATCGGGCCGCCCCTGCAGGAGTCCTTTTTAGCGGTGCTGCAATGTCCTGATCGCGCGGCCCAAGCCGTCACTCTTTATCGCGATCGCTTTGCCACCATTGGCCTGTTTGAAAACCAGGTCTACGACGGCATTGTTGAAATGCTGTCAGGGGTATCGACAGTGGCAGATAGGCTGTGGGTGACCACCTCAAAGCCCCAGATCTTTGCCGAAAAGATTGTTCAGCATTTTCAGTTAGCCCCGTTCTTTGCGAAGGTCTACGGCAGCGAACTTGATGGCACCCGTGCAAACAAAGCCGACTTATTAGCCTATGTCTTACACAGGGAGGGGATTGAGCCTGCCGAGGTCGTTATGGTGGGCGATCGCTACCACGATATATTAGGGGCTCAAAAAAACGGAATTCCGGCGATCGGGGTGATGTGGGGGTTTGGCTCTGCAATGGAGCTGCAAGAGGCAGGCGCAACTTTACTGTGTCAGACGCCTGGAGATCTTCCCAATATTCTCCGGACCCTCCATTCAAGGGGTTAG
- a CDS encoding HAMP domain-containing histidine kinase has translation MFSRSRLNLAYWFALSMGSILIAFTGAVYYLEAEDQLQAFDDALYSKTKKVDNQVYYQLMQGRWQLALENGTPLVGENAPEPQNELVYVRWYDVDGKLIQFAGLTPTHQQISTQITGFQTVQIMDMTEEGSAVQRSLRQLTLPVKHNDQLVGYLQSATLLVPLQTDLDQALVVLTLCVPLTLGVIGLTGWVLGGMAMQPIRQSYERLQRFTADASHELRTPLAAILSNAQVALIPSIRESAAQQDCVEEIEKAAKSMGELIDNLLFLARHEGPLAGAALNHRVNAQELLNPLVEYYRTQASQRNRTFISEVPSQPVMLKADPQLLQRAITNLLENAFKYTSESGTVWLRFFTQSHCALIQIEDNGMGIPETDLPHIFERFYRVDVARSPRKGGFGLGLSIAQQIVHAHDGQITAKSAVGKGTQFQIQLPLRKSRVR, from the coding sequence ATGTTTAGCCGCAGCCGCCTGAATCTCGCCTATTGGTTTGCCCTTTCAATGGGCAGTATTTTAATTGCCTTTACCGGGGCGGTTTATTACCTTGAAGCTGAAGACCAGCTCCAAGCTTTTGATGATGCCCTCTACTCAAAAACTAAGAAAGTTGACAACCAGGTCTACTATCAGCTAATGCAAGGGCGTTGGCAGCTAGCCCTCGAAAACGGCACGCCACTCGTGGGAGAAAATGCCCCAGAACCCCAGAATGAATTGGTTTACGTCCGGTGGTACGACGTTGATGGCAAGTTGATTCAGTTTGCCGGGCTCACGCCCACCCATCAGCAGATTTCAACTCAAATCACTGGGTTTCAAACTGTTCAAATTATGGACATGACTGAGGAGGGCAGTGCAGTTCAGCGATCGCTCCGCCAGTTGACTCTGCCTGTGAAGCACAACGATCAGCTAGTTGGGTATCTGCAATCGGCAACGCTCCTAGTGCCATTGCAGACCGATCTCGATCAGGCACTGGTGGTATTGACCCTTTGCGTGCCTCTGACATTGGGCGTCATTGGCCTGACCGGATGGGTGCTAGGGGGCATGGCAATGCAACCCATCCGGCAGTCTTACGAGCGGTTACAACGGTTCACAGCAGATGCTTCCCATGAATTACGAACCCCCCTGGCAGCGATTTTGAGCAATGCTCAGGTGGCCCTCATTCCCAGCATCCGAGAAAGTGCTGCCCAGCAGGACTGTGTCGAAGAAATTGAGAAAGCAGCTAAGTCCATGGGGGAGCTGATTGACAATCTCTTATTTCTGGCACGACATGAGGGACCTCTGGCTGGGGCTGCGCTCAATCATCGGGTGAACGCACAAGAGCTTCTGAATCCCCTGGTTGAGTATTATCGGACTCAGGCCTCCCAACGAAACCGAACGTTTATCAGTGAGGTGCCCTCACAACCGGTTATGCTCAAAGCTGATCCACAGCTTTTGCAGCGGGCTATTACCAACCTTTTGGAGAATGCCTTCAAATACACCTCGGAGAGTGGAACGGTTTGGCTCCGGTTTTTTACGCAATCTCACTGTGCGCTGATTCAAATTGAAGACAACGGTATGGGTATTCCAGAGACTGATTTGCCCCATATTTTTGAGCGATTTTATCGTGTAGATGTGGCGAGATCGCCCCGTAAAGGTGGGTTTGGGTTAGGGCTATCCATTGCTCAGCAAATTGTACACGCCCACGATGGTCAGATTACGGCCAAGAGTGCAGTCGGCAAAGGCACCCAGTTTCAAATTCAGCTGCCGCTGCGTAAATCGAGAGTTCGGTAG
- a CDS encoding response regulator transcription factor, producing MIILLVEDDPAQLKPLRIALSESGHLVDGIEDAEEAQWLMGSKDYDLLILDWMLPKTSGVSLCQHYRTLGKIAPVLMLTAKDTTADKVLGLDSGADDYLVKPVDIPELLARIRALGRRSPQWHGDRINLGDLYLCVSTLTLERHQVQVRLSSREFHLMEYFMRRSGQIIRRDRIEQTLWEWGTEPESNAVTTLIWRIRQRLDELGAKNWLETVYGMGYRLKVPDSLP from the coding sequence ATGATCATCCTGCTGGTTGAAGATGACCCTGCACAGCTAAAGCCGTTGCGGATTGCCCTGTCTGAATCGGGTCATTTGGTTGATGGAATTGAAGACGCAGAAGAAGCCCAATGGTTGATGGGCAGTAAAGACTATGATTTGCTGATTCTAGATTGGATGTTGCCAAAAACAAGTGGGGTGTCTTTGTGTCAGCACTATCGCACCTTAGGCAAAATCGCGCCTGTGCTAATGTTGACGGCCAAAGATACTACAGCCGATAAAGTATTGGGCTTAGATTCTGGGGCAGATGACTACCTGGTCAAGCCGGTTGATATTCCGGAACTGCTGGCGCGCATTCGAGCTTTGGGTCGGAGATCGCCCCAGTGGCATGGTGATCGTATTAACCTAGGAGACCTGTATCTATGCGTTTCAACCCTCACCCTAGAGCGACACCAGGTTCAAGTTCGCCTCTCCAGCCGAGAATTTCATCTGATGGAGTATTTTATGCGGCGATCGGGGCAGATTATTCGGCGCGATCGCATTGAGCAGACCCTTTGGGAGTGGGGCACTGAACCAGAAAGTAATGCTGTGACCACTCTAATTTGGCGTATACGGCAGCGATTAGATGAACTGGGTGCTAAAAACTGGTTGGAGACGGTTTATGGCATGGGATATCGTCTCAAAGTTCCGGACTCATTACCCTAG
- a CDS encoding response regulator transcription factor: MSIHILLVSNDAALVPLIETELRYEGYQFTVKKDGASGLIAIRELQPDLVILDFSLPMLSGLEICRRLRSTQQEIPIILLDHIQGSHCAIALDSGADDYVTRPISVEELVARVRLHLRRWHRDNPEALVFRDLKLDLQTREVYRGNRLIELTPKEFELLVYLISHPRQVLSRDLLIENVWGYDFIGESNVLHVYIRYLRVKLEANRESRLIHTIRGVGYVLRETFTKQPALVR, encoded by the coding sequence ATGTCAATTCACATTTTGCTCGTCTCAAATGATGCCGCCTTAGTGCCGCTGATTGAAACTGAACTGCGCTATGAGGGATATCAATTTACTGTGAAAAAGGATGGTGCCTCAGGACTAATTGCGATTCGTGAATTGCAGCCTGATTTGGTTATTTTGGACTTTTCTTTACCGATGTTGTCAGGTCTTGAAATCTGTCGACGATTGCGCTCTACCCAACAGGAAATCCCGATTATTTTGCTAGATCATATCCAGGGTAGCCACTGCGCGATCGCCTTGGATTCGGGCGCAGATGATTATGTAACTCGTCCTATCAGTGTGGAAGAGTTGGTAGCCCGCGTGCGATTACACCTCCGTCGCTGGCATCGAGATAACCCAGAAGCGCTCGTTTTCAGAGATTTGAAACTTGATTTACAGACGCGGGAGGTTTATCGCGGGAATCGGCTTATCGAACTCACGCCTAAAGAATTTGAGTTGCTGGTGTATCTCATCTCTCATCCGCGTCAGGTATTATCTCGCGATCTCCTGATAGAAAATGTTTGGGGCTATGATTTTATCGGAGAATCTAATGTCCTCCATGTCTATATTCGCTATCTACGAGTAAAGCTAGAAGCCAACCGTGAAAGTCGCTTAATTCATACGATTCGAGGGGTGGGTTATGTGTTGCGAGAAACCTTCACAAAGCAACCTGCCCTGGTTCGATAA
- a CDS encoding DoxX family protein: MKKVRPSLGLNAADISLAYGLLRIIVGINFFNHGFTRLDNIPGFMDAMVGAMEGAWMPEPLVRITAFLVSPVELIAGLFLILGLFTRISLIVTFVLMAILMYGVTIVQNWDAASSQLIYNIVLFILLAGVGYNRFALDNVLFQGDRTQTSSSSEDRQGVMRFGRFRWCRPSRQGKYGISPSRLKG, encoded by the coding sequence ATGAAAAAGGTTCGCCCATCCCTGGGGCTCAACGCAGCTGATATATCCCTAGCCTACGGACTGCTGCGTATCATCGTCGGCATCAACTTTTTCAACCACGGTTTTACTCGCCTAGACAACATTCCTGGTTTTATGGATGCGATGGTGGGGGCCATGGAGGGGGCTTGGATGCCAGAACCTTTGGTGAGAATAACGGCCTTTTTGGTTTCTCCAGTAGAGTTAATTGCTGGACTTTTTCTAATTTTGGGTCTGTTCACGCGAATTTCTTTAATCGTCACCTTTGTGCTGATGGCGATTCTCATGTACGGCGTCACGATTGTGCAGAACTGGGATGCTGCTTCCAGCCAGCTGATTTATAACATTGTGCTGTTTATTCTGCTGGCAGGGGTGGGCTACAACCGCTTTGCGCTGGACAACGTTCTTTTCCAGGGCGATCGCACTCAGACATCTAGCTCTTCCGAAGATCGCCAGGGCGTCATGCGCTTTGGGCGCTTCCGTTGGTGTCGACCTAGTCGCCAGGGCAAGTATGGGATTTCACCTTCCAGATTAAAGGGATAG
- a CDS encoding efflux RND transporter permease subunit, which produces MNPIKTAVRWRHGTAVLFCLIALFGVIALFSLPSELQPGGDRPEITITTPYPGASPTEVEDLVTRPIEERMEEVEGVQEITSTNRLGLSTINLEFDWDVDVDERFVDVLSKLQQVGSLPLEADESDVEVVSSSSSPMMWVILTPKAGFTADDYRYRDLVDDVVLPRFRQVEGVGQFQISGGREREVEVVVDPRALADRNLTIADVVETLQENNRDIRSGPLVVGRREYRVRTVSRSNDVEQLETFVLRRDPSGTVYLGDVAHAQLGRRIQDRALIRDGEPTVAVGIIRQVGGNVPEISEDIRTVLVELEARFDREGEGIAFDIPYDENDYINDSISFVQGNLIIGAILASLMLLLFLGSLRTVAVIAITIPTTLIAVFMVFVALGRSLNVISLAGLAFAVGMVVDNAIVVLESVFTHMQRQKSPVQAAIEGTQEVGGAMLASTLTTIAVFAPIVLVTGEAGQLFFDIGMALSASVLFSLFAALTLVPMLSGLFLNQAEAQQMLLDQVYRQGNWFERTVARTSGVFRLLQGRLERGLLKTVGWSLGTGRQGRRLVVLAIPIGLLVVTTRLLPAADYLPEGNRNLVLWLAAPFPGTSIPEAVDLSVGPRQFVSEQPGVIRTLYVHRPGLQAIAAFLDPDEATGQNLDSMVNQMRAASGNYPGYRFLVPRRVPIFRDPGKEFEVQIIGADLDQLNQLQQDVSNQLRSLNGVENVRSDFVTGAPELQVIPNRSRLAEAGLSELEIGTLVEAALGGVRASEFVDGRRELDVTVELQDTFVESPEQLRQLAIFSDSGFQLQLDDVADVVETTGPDVINHVDLERSVTLTVSVAREAPLGALLQQTEQEILEPLRASMPAGYRAELAGSADVLTETLLQLGQAFLLSLVITYLLLVALYRSLIYPVVIMVTVPMGMTGAVLSLVIANLLPGVVVPLDMITGLGFVILTGVVVNNAILLVDRTLQLQDKEYPRLDDALYHAVRDRLRPIFMSAGTSVLGMLPLAVFPGKGAELYQGLGIALTGGLALSTLLTPTVVPAVMRLLSDFSRGQSSTSRAKPQGHLVATEPEKVLTGVAGGNYHASDRK; this is translated from the coding sequence ATGAATCCAATTAAAACTGCCGTCCGTTGGCGACATGGGACAGCTGTTCTGTTTTGCCTGATTGCCTTGTTTGGTGTGATTGCGCTGTTTAGCTTGCCTTCAGAGCTGCAGCCAGGTGGCGATCGCCCTGAAATTACCATCACAACACCCTATCCAGGGGCCAGTCCAACTGAGGTGGAAGACTTAGTCACGCGCCCGATTGAAGAGCGTATGGAGGAAGTGGAAGGGGTTCAAGAAATTACCAGCACCAACCGATTGGGGCTCAGCACCATCAATCTTGAGTTTGACTGGGATGTGGATGTGGATGAGCGGTTTGTGGACGTGCTGAGCAAGCTCCAGCAGGTTGGTTCATTGCCCCTGGAAGCAGATGAATCGGATGTTGAAGTGGTGAGCAGCAGCAGTAGCCCTATGATGTGGGTCATCCTGACACCTAAGGCGGGCTTTACGGCGGATGATTACCGCTACCGCGATTTAGTGGATGACGTCGTGCTGCCCCGGTTTCGCCAGGTGGAGGGGGTGGGACAATTTCAGATTTCGGGTGGACGAGAGCGCGAAGTCGAGGTTGTGGTTGATCCGCGTGCCCTGGCTGATCGCAATCTCACGATTGCAGACGTGGTAGAGACCCTACAAGAAAACAATCGCGATATTCGGAGTGGCCCCCTGGTGGTGGGACGGCGGGAATATCGTGTGCGCACGGTCAGTCGTTCGAACGATGTTGAGCAGTTGGAAACCTTCGTCCTGCGGCGAGATCCCTCTGGAACGGTCTATTTGGGAGATGTTGCCCACGCCCAACTCGGACGCCGGATTCAAGACCGAGCGCTGATTCGAGATGGGGAACCCACGGTTGCTGTGGGCATCATCCGTCAGGTAGGGGGGAATGTTCCTGAAATTTCTGAAGATATTCGCACGGTTCTGGTTGAGCTCGAAGCCCGCTTTGATCGCGAAGGTGAAGGCATCGCCTTTGATATCCCTTACGACGAAAACGACTACATCAACGACTCGATCTCCTTTGTTCAAGGCAACTTGATCATTGGGGCCATCCTGGCATCCCTGATGCTGCTGCTATTTTTGGGGTCATTGCGCACCGTTGCAGTGATTGCCATTACCATTCCCACCACCTTAATTGCAGTGTTTATGGTGTTTGTGGCCCTGGGGCGATCGCTCAACGTGATCAGCCTGGCAGGATTAGCCTTCGCCGTAGGGATGGTGGTGGACAACGCCATTGTGGTGCTGGAGAGTGTATTCACTCACATGCAGCGGCAAAAATCGCCTGTGCAAGCGGCAATTGAGGGCACTCAAGAGGTTGGCGGGGCCATGCTGGCCTCAACCCTAACAACGATCGCGGTGTTTGCTCCTATCGTGTTGGTCACGGGAGAAGCAGGTCAGCTTTTCTTTGACATCGGGATGGCGTTGTCGGCGTCTGTTTTGTTCTCACTCTTTGCGGCCCTGACGCTGGTACCGATGCTATCGGGGCTCTTTCTCAATCAGGCCGAAGCCCAGCAAATGCTGCTGGATCAGGTTTATCGACAGGGCAACTGGTTTGAGCGAACAGTGGCCCGCACGTCTGGGGTGTTTCGACTGTTGCAGGGTCGCCTGGAACGGGGGTTGTTGAAAACAGTCGGTTGGTCACTGGGAACGGGTCGCCAAGGCAGGCGTTTGGTGGTTCTGGCGATTCCGATTGGTTTGCTCGTCGTCACAACGCGACTGCTGCCAGCAGCAGATTATTTGCCGGAAGGTAACCGCAACTTGGTGCTGTGGCTAGCCGCCCCTTTCCCCGGAACGAGTATCCCAGAAGCTGTTGACCTATCCGTTGGGCCGCGCCAATTTGTGAGTGAACAGCCTGGTGTGATTCGCACGCTCTACGTGCATCGCCCCGGATTACAGGCGATCGCGGCTTTCCTTGATCCAGATGAAGCCACCGGGCAAAACCTAGACAGCATGGTCAATCAGATGCGGGCAGCCAGTGGCAACTATCCAGGCTATCGTTTCCTGGTGCCGAGGCGGGTGCCCATCTTTCGAGATCCAGGCAAGGAATTTGAAGTCCAGATAATCGGGGCCGATCTAGACCAACTTAACCAACTGCAGCAGGACGTTAGCAACCAGCTGCGATCGCTCAATGGCGTGGAAAATGTTCGTTCAGATTTTGTCACGGGTGCACCAGAACTACAGGTTATCCCCAATCGATCACGGCTAGCCGAAGCTGGATTGTCGGAACTGGAGATAGGCACGCTGGTAGAAGCGGCCCTAGGTGGAGTGCGCGCCTCGGAATTTGTGGATGGACGTCGCGAACTCGATGTGACGGTGGAGCTACAAGATACGTTTGTGGAATCACCGGAGCAGCTACGGCAGTTAGCGATTTTCAGCGACAGCGGGTTTCAACTGCAGTTAGATGACGTAGCCGATGTGGTTGAAACGACAGGCCCCGATGTCATCAATCACGTCGATCTGGAGCGCTCCGTGACGCTAACCGTCAGTGTGGCGCGGGAAGCTCCCTTGGGTGCCCTGCTGCAGCAAACCGAACAGGAAATTCTCGAACCGTTACGGGCCTCCATGCCAGCGGGCTACCGAGCGGAACTTGCGGGGTCTGCGGATGTGCTGACAGAAACCCTACTACAGCTGGGACAAGCGTTTCTCCTCTCCTTAGTTATCACCTACTTATTGCTGGTGGCGCTGTATCGGTCGTTAATCTATCCCGTTGTAATTATGGTGACCGTTCCGATGGGGATGACAGGCGCGGTCTTGAGTTTGGTTATTGCCAATCTGCTTCCAGGTGTGGTGGTTCCCCTCGACATGATTACCGGCTTGGGGTTCGTGATTCTCACAGGGGTCGTCGTTAACAACGCGATTCTCTTAGTGGATCGCACGCTGCAACTCCAGGACAAGGAATACCCCAGGCTGGATGACGCGCTTTACCATGCGGTGCGCGATCGCCTGCGACCCATCTTCATGTCAGCGGGAACCAGCGTGTTAGGGATGTTGCCTTTGGCTGTTTTTCCTGGCAAAGGAGCTGAACTGTATCAGGGGTTAGGCATTGCTTTAACTGGTGGCCTCGCCCTTTCAACGCTGCTGACACCAACGGTGGTGCCTGCAGTTATGCGCTTGTTGAGCGATTTCTCTCGAGGCCAATCCTCTACTTCCAGGGCCAAACCCCAAGGTCATTTAGTTGCAACCGAGCCAGAAAAAGTTTTGACAGGTGTTGCTGGGGGCAATTATCACGCCAGCGATCGAAAATAG
- a CDS encoding efflux RND transporter periplasmic adaptor subunit: MNASDSNSAELSSPIDHNQLPIKHQQSRDSNYRWLPWLVIGTLIGGGFAWHFIYSGNEVISAESAPQAPPPRSVEVTRLASGEGVRSIELIGQVEARTSATLRSQTSGVVQQVLVEPGDAVSAGMTVAILDDADQRLAFSQAQANLASERSNLAELEVGTRPEIIEQRRAALQSAQAREQEATDNLQRTQELVVEGALSERSLIEARTTVDDARATRLEAAATLAEATAGPTAEEIEAQRAIVVANQAAVDQTQLGLERTRIQTTTNGVVESRIANVGDYLEVGSPVLALVNQGELDIFLEIPEELTGQVTPGLPVNLTARALPDWQGQASISGTIPTADEASRRKRVRLQLDNPPAGLLPGMSIQGTLELASNTPGFTVSRDALVQRAGEWVIFAVANEQAQAIQVELVADMGEEVAVFSDQLQDGQSIAVRGAEGLQDGVAVNVIGGQASISRN; the protein is encoded by the coding sequence ATGAATGCTTCAGACTCGAATTCAGCCGAATTAAGTAGTCCGATAGACCATAATCAACTTCCGATAAAACATCAACAATCCCGTGATTCGAACTATCGGTGGTTACCCTGGCTGGTGATAGGAACCCTCATTGGGGGTGGATTTGCTTGGCATTTCATTTACTCAGGGAACGAGGTTATTTCTGCAGAGTCTGCACCTCAAGCACCGCCGCCTCGTTCTGTCGAGGTGACCAGATTAGCCTCTGGAGAAGGGGTGAGATCGATTGAACTTATTGGTCAGGTTGAGGCTCGAACAAGTGCTACCTTACGATCTCAAACGTCAGGTGTGGTGCAGCAAGTTCTGGTTGAGCCAGGAGATGCCGTCAGCGCTGGGATGACCGTTGCGATCTTGGACGATGCGGATCAACGGCTGGCATTTTCACAAGCCCAGGCTAACCTCGCCTCGGAGCGCAGCAACTTGGCTGAGTTGGAGGTCGGCACGCGCCCTGAAATCATTGAGCAGCGCAGGGCAGCGTTGCAATCTGCCCAGGCAAGGGAGCAAGAAGCCACAGACAATCTTCAGCGAACTCAGGAACTGGTGGTGGAGGGAGCCCTCTCAGAGCGATCGCTCATTGAAGCCAGAACGACCGTAGATGATGCCCGGGCTACCAGATTAGAGGCCGCTGCTACCTTGGCAGAAGCAACCGCAGGCCCCACTGCTGAAGAAATTGAAGCTCAGCGGGCGATCGTAGTGGCGAATCAGGCTGCTGTCGATCAGACTCAGCTAGGGCTAGAGCGCACTCGCATTCAAACGACGACCAATGGGGTAGTGGAGTCTCGAATTGCCAATGTTGGTGACTATTTGGAGGTGGGGAGTCCTGTTCTGGCCTTGGTCAATCAGGGGGAACTCGATATCTTCTTAGAAATTCCGGAGGAACTCACAGGGCAAGTTACGCCAGGACTCCCCGTGAATCTCACCGCGCGAGCTTTACCAGACTGGCAGGGGCAGGCCTCTATTTCGGGCACCATTCCCACGGCTGATGAAGCCTCTCGTCGCAAACGAGTACGACTGCAGTTAGATAACCCACCAGCTGGCTTGCTGCCAGGAATGTCCATTCAAGGCACGCTAGAGCTTGCCAGTAATACCCCTGGCTTTACTGTTTCTCGCGATGCCTTGGTGCAGCGAGCTGGGGAGTGGGTGATTTTTGCCGTTGCCAATGAGCAGGCCCAAGCAATTCAGGTAGAGCTTGTGGCTGATATGGGCGAAGAGGTTGCGGTTTTCTCAGATCAGTTGCAAGACGGACAATCTATCGCTGTGAGGGGTGCTGAAGGGTTACAGGATGGTGTGGCGGTCAATGTAATCGGCGGGCAGGCGTCGATTAGCCGTAATTAG
- the larC gene encoding nickel pincer cofactor biosynthesis protein LarC: protein MRTLAFLDCPTGISGDMCLGAVVSAGVPLTYLQEQLVHLDLPERIELQEQLVRKNGIAATQVAVVLPHEDAGEAIQPPVRHLHDIEQIITAAPFPERAIAWSLAIFQRLAIAEGTIHGVDPQQVHFHEVGATDAIADIVGTCLGLTWLGIDELYCAPLPTGRGTVRAAHGRLPVPAPAVLKLMEMAQVPVYNPGLKGELVTPTGAAIATELASQFGDPPAMTLHKVGLGAGNKDFPIPNILRLWIGREHGVSPQQTSHAHAPHPEKHAPHHTHAPHTHAPYTHAPPTSVPHNHPASDSGVSESTEENAPSDLFNDPSHSPQLGDLSAASPQEKKTSAEVEQRQGIESVIVLETQVDDLSPQAIGYLYDCLLKAEALDVFTQGITMKKSRPGHLVTVITYPEQALTCEQILLRETTTLGVRRMQQTRQRLRREIVLMEMPLGTVRMKVAFDPISGALLKAHPEYEDCVALAQQHALPWREVHNQALCHWQVHHAKTTVF, encoded by the coding sequence ATGAGAACTTTAGCCTTTCTTGATTGTCCCACAGGGATTTCTGGGGATATGTGCCTGGGGGCGGTGGTGAGCGCAGGGGTGCCACTGACCTATCTGCAAGAACAGTTGGTACACCTTGATTTGCCTGAACGGATTGAACTTCAAGAACAGCTTGTGCGGAAAAACGGCATTGCCGCGACGCAGGTGGCGGTGGTGCTGCCCCATGAGGATGCAGGGGAGGCAATTCAGCCGCCGGTACGGCATTTGCACGATATTGAGCAAATTATTACGGCAGCCCCGTTCCCTGAACGGGCGATCGCCTGGAGTTTAGCAATTTTCCAGCGGCTGGCAATAGCGGAAGGAACCATTCATGGTGTGGATCCACAGCAGGTGCATTTCCACGAAGTGGGAGCCACAGATGCGATCGCCGATATTGTCGGTACCTGCCTGGGGCTGACCTGGTTGGGCATCGATGAACTATACTGTGCGCCTTTGCCCACTGGGCGTGGGACGGTGCGGGCTGCCCACGGGCGATTACCGGTACCTGCCCCAGCAGTCCTCAAGCTGATGGAGATGGCGCAGGTGCCTGTTTATAACCCAGGGTTAAAGGGGGAACTAGTGACACCGACTGGGGCCGCGATCGCTACGGAGCTGGCCAGCCAGTTTGGCGATCCGCCAGCAATGACTTTGCACAAAGTGGGGCTGGGGGCAGGCAATAAGGATTTCCCGATTCCCAATATTCTGCGCTTGTGGATTGGGCGTGAGCACGGGGTATCTCCTCAGCAAACATCCCATGCCCATGCCCCCCACCCTGAGAAACATGCGCCCCATCATACCCATGCGCCCCATACCCATGCACCTTATACCCATGCACCCCCCACCTCTGTGCCCCACAATCATCCAGCGTCTGATTCAGGTGTTTCAGAGTCTACAGAAGAGAATGCGCCTTCAGATCTCTTCAACGATCCCTCACATTCCCCACAGTTGGGAGACTTAAGTGCGGCTTCCCCCCAGGAGAAGAAGACAAGCGCTGAGGTTGAACAGCGCCAGGGCATTGAATCAGTCATAGTTCTGGAAACTCAAGTGGATGATTTGTCGCCACAAGCAATCGGTTATCTCTATGACTGTTTGCTAAAAGCGGAAGCTTTGGATGTATTTACCCAGGGCATCACCATGAAGAAATCTCGCCCAGGCCACCTGGTTACCGTGATCACGTATCCGGAGCAAGCCCTTACCTGTGAACAAATTCTTCTGCGAGAAACAACGACCTTAGGGGTGCGACGGATGCAGCAAACCCGGCAGCGACTCCGCCGCGAAATTGTATTGATGGAGATGCCTTTAGGAACTGTGCGTATGAAAGTAGCATTTGATCCGATTTCAGGGGCTCTCTTGAAGGCTCATCCTGAATATGAGGACTGTGTAGCGCTGGCTCAGCAACATGCCCTTCCCTGGCGTGAGGTGCATAACCAGGCGCTGTGCCATTGGCAGGTACACCATGCTAAGACGACGGTCTTTTAA